In a single window of the Bacillus rossius redtenbacheri isolate Brsri chromosome 8, Brsri_v3, whole genome shotgun sequence genome:
- the LOC134534934 gene encoding uncharacterized protein LOC134534934, protein MAGCVRKCGSVSPESRKRYTESLANVLASSDGQERFRSFLESRGFVGDADTLTFWALCNKLINRHHGANITAYRLRKLKMKTKRVAEFAEEQDVNLDAGELERLHSAADCDDAASILGTLEDARQSAFNLLGDKHSLFCVHLLKSRKT, encoded by the exons ATGGCAGGATGTGTCCGCAAGTGTGGCAGCGTGTCCCCGGAGAGCAGGAAGCGGTACACGGAGAGCTTGGCCAACGTGCTGGCATCGTCGGATGGCCAGGAGAGGTTCCGTTCCTTCCTGGAGAGCCGGGGCTTTGTCGGCGATGCCGACACGCTCACCTTTTGGGCGCTGTGCAACAAGCTGATCAACCGGCACCACGGAGCCAACATCACTGCCTACAGACTGCG GAAGCTGAAGATGAAAACCAAGCGGGTGGCTGAGTTCGCGGAGGAGCAGGATGTGAACCTCGACGCGGGGGAGCTGGAGCGGCTGCACAGCGCCGCGGACTGCGACGACGCCGCCAGCATCCTGGGCACCCTCGAGGACGCCAGGCAGAGTGCCTTCAACCTGCTCGGCGACAAGCACAGCCTCTTCTGCGTGCACCTGTTGAAGTCCCGGAAGACTTGA